The genomic region tgtacaaattattttataaaagttagcAATTGAATTTAGTTTAGTGAAACATGGTAAAATTACATACTACCATCCCAGTCTCAGGAAAACGAAAAAAgtggagggagaggtaaaggaagcattaactCACTAAACACAACTTTAAAATTAGCAACCAAAGTTATAACAAACAAACTGactgaaattataacattagtaGAGAATAACGAGGTTTTAGGCCCTTCTCaaaagttcaagagaaatcattagaatacaacaaaccgtcATATTTATGTTTCATGGACTTTAAGAAGGCATTTGTTTGCTTTATGCTGAAcatcaataaataaaaaacatttcgTCAATGAACAGtcggtttatttaaaaaaagttactGTCTACATAACATATTCATCAATCTAGTATGCTCTATATCCATGTCCGTTTCCAACATTACCGTAACCTACATTGCTGTAACCTACAGAGTTTACAGCATTAACGCTCCCGGTTACAAGACCAGCACTGGCTACGAGACCATTATCAATAACGCCATTGGCATATCCAGTGCCATATCCATTGCCATATCCTCCACCAAGTGCTACATTTACTGGTACAGAAGAAACAACTTGAGACACCAAAGGGCGAGAATTGATGACGTCAACTCGTGATTGGGAGCTAGTTGCCGTGGGTACAGATACGATGGCACCAGACGCAACAGCAAGCGGAGAGACAGCAAGGACTGGCGATGCAGCAGCTACAGCTACTGGGGCGGCGGCTACAGCTACTGGTCCAGAATTTGCAATTGATGTACTCGTAGCTTgctaaaaaattaataacaaatttttagaaatatcttgaATGTATCATAAGTCCAATTTTGTCTATAATTCCTTAACACCAATAATTGGTttacacattttaaaaaaatgatgatAAATAATTTCTCTTTAAAATCACCAATTCTAGTCAGTCTTATCTCCCTTACGTGTACCTACTCtactataaataaaattaaataggcAAAGCCTGAATATCTATTGcaaaatatttcaataatattaaaCAGTATACATAACTGACGAGTACGGTAACATCATTAATATAGGTCAAACTGACAACAGGTGTATTTTCTCAAAAAACTTGATAGTGTggaaaattatttattaaaattagcCAAGTACTTCTAGAATAGCACATGCCATCTTAAGAGCTTCCTCTTATAGGGGGTTATAAATTCCTCATGGAAGAATAATTGTCGACACAAAACATAGTAACATAATATTAGAAGGACAAAGCCTCTGTGTTTCTTCTTACGGTGAATAGTCCTTgaaataccttgccctgaagaatgagttgcaacgaGCAATATCTCTGTTCATTCTAGCGATGGCGGTTGTtaacaaaacaccggttttcggttaaaccggtttttttacctaCGATTTAACTTTTCGGCTATAACCGCTTAAAAAACCGATTAAACCAAAAACCGGttctcgtttttttttaatcaataggCAATACTCAACAGGttacaatatataccaagaaTAGATCCCAAGATAATCCATCGATATATAACCGGCGATGGGATTGTAGCCAATTGGGATCAaaatagaaatcagtcatcagtgttgtcaAATTGGTTTCAGTTTCGGTTAGTTTAAAATTTCTCAATCGCGCGCGCGGTGTATAAAAATTTCTCCATTTTTTCTCTCAATTCATGATTTCTTCCAGAGGTagtaacttattcggtttttcaccggttattaccttaaaaacaaaaaaacgggTTATAACCGAAACAAAAAAAGAACCAAAAAACCGATTATTACAAGTAAAAAACCGGTtgtaggttataaccggtaggttttttccatccctagttcatttctcataacatgcccaagatattctagtttgtgctctttgatggtgttaataatctcgcattccttgcctattctacgcaggacctcaacattagtcacacgatccacccacgaaattcttaaaatgcgtctgtgacaccacatctcgaatgcctcgagttttcttaaagaaATTTCGGAAaatgtccaggcctctactctgtataataacgtagaaaatacatagcatctgatgatatagattttggtagcaagtggtaaatcgtgacttctgaaaaaagacttcatcattatgaacgctgatctcgcttttaatatacgttgttttatttcacttaaatggtctcattgactgtttatgtttgtgttagtaccaaggtatgtgtagctgttcACCCTGCaaattggttgttggttaaccaaaaacTGTGTATGTAATATTTcccgcttactgactaccatgtacatactttgtttttttcgtattgagatcaagtccgtgtTCTATACTTATATCTggtatgcgcgacattattctttacAAACCATCTAGACcagaggttcccaaactattttttctcgtagaccacTTTTAAAAATATACTGGTTTCGGTGGACCCCATGCTGCTACATTTTTACCATGCTTCCTCCAATGGAAaacatggggggaggggggtgaAAATAAGACATTGCAAGTCTTTGTCGTCTTCTTTTcttttctcaaaatatcattttaagcTATTCTACAGTGAATTGGaatctatttaaacaaatttgcattttttatcgtaaattatcaattaaaaaaataatgttttgatAGAAGGGttgttagtccagaaagccactgcgcatccgctaggaaaaatattctaattcggattttttgcacaagcatactcaaaaaggaccccttttaacaaatttgcatgttgccaggaccaaaagttggtcaaaaaatttttaaacgtttttttttgtttttttcctaaaattattatttttgcatggaacaatttttttttagattttttgaatcattccaaaccgaaaaggtctttagtgacttttctctaaagttgatagtttttgacatataagcgttttaaaattgaaaaattgcgaaatcggccatttttaaccttcaaaaactatgtgaaaatctgaaaatttgaatgttgccaaggtaggtagatattctttaaacatcgattaatgaaatcccgaagagtttttagcaataaaatatcaaaaacccctttgttttttaattgccaatcaagcgtgcgcgacactattttccaccgttgcatgtgtatacagtatggtgcaaatgaaaggaataaattcgttatttcgtaaaccggtgacattaaggaaaaatcccaaaaccggtcggtttttatttttaagttatgatatgggcgtgatgacgtaatcgatgattttttttaaatgagaatacgggtcgtgtgctagctcatttgaaaggttcttcaattctctattcagtaatataaacatgtacataattatttatacagggtgtccaaaaaatttttattaaattaaatcatttggcaaattgacaaaaaaattaaattattggacaccttgtataaataattatgtaaatgtttatattaccgaatagagaattgaagaacctttcaaatgagctagcacacgactcctattctcatttaaaaaaatcatcgattacgtcatcacacccagatggatgacgtcactagtataccatatatgtcacaatatcataacttaaaaataaaaatcgacctgtttcgggatttttccttaaagtcgccagtttacgaaataacgaatttattcctttcatttgcaccatactgcatacatatgcaacggtggaaaatagtgtcgcgcacgcttgattggcaattaaaaaacaaaggggtttttgatattgtattgcaaaaaactcttagggatttcatcaatcgatgtttaaagaatcgatgcaacattcaaattttcagtttttcacatagtttttgagggttaaaaatggccgatttcgcaatttttcaatttttaatcgcttatatgtcaaaaactatcaactttagagaaaagtcactaaaaaccttttctgtttggaatgatccaaaaaatctaaaaaaaattgttccatgcaaaaaaaaataattttaggaaaaaacaaaaaaaaacgtttaaaaaatttttgaccaccttttggtcctggcaacatgcaaatttgttaaaaggagtcctttttgagtaagattgtgcaaaaaatccgaattagaatatttttcatagcggatgcgcagtggctttctggactatgtcCAAAATGTGCTTATTAGGCattataacaaattttttgtTCTAAAACAAGTTGTTGATCAAAATTTagcgtagaaaacgttaaaacACTGTTTTTTCCATTTTATTCCATTCTATACATATTCttctatttggctgaaaatttgcccacagtagccaaaacacaggacttgaaatggttaaaaaaatttgtatagttttacaatacaagaaaagttacatgcaatagagtcaaaattatatagtAGGGGGTCAATTTAAAGAAGGGGGtcaatttaaaatcgcgaataaaggagaaccgtttttgctcaatatctccgccatatttaacttttcgacaacaaGTGTAAGGACTGAAGTTGTGGAAAATATGATTTCGTATAATTTAttctattataaatttttttgtgacgtcgatattttccgagttatgggatGGAGGAAAGAGTGACAGTtacagcataattattgaattatctcgtttattattagttttataacaaaaatgtacctatacaaaaatggagagaattaaattttatacaattttgatttctttcatgtttttgctaaaatcaatatttcaggtagtacttatgcggtaaaggcgcgagcataAGCCCTGATTGATTTGATAgcagtggtttttgttcaatatctccgcaattctcaacttttcgacaaaaatggtaggaactgaagtTGATCCAAATAAATTGTGTTtacaatatttattataattttcttaaccaTTGTTTTTCGtatggtcgatattttccgaattaattgtacttacagtagacgcctatatttttgactctgatattattccacgtatttttttttgtattgtaaaacgatacaaattcttttaaccacttaaagtcctgtgttttggctatctgtgggcaaattttcagtcaaatcgaaagacatgtgttttgggaatggaggaaaatgcagaaaacggtattttaacgttttctacactaaaatttgacccaaaacttgtttttaatcaaaataacttgttatgatgcattataataacatttttgagtcactactaataaaatattattttttccattgatattttacaataaaaa from Diabrotica virgifera virgifera chromosome 3, PGI_DIABVI_V3a harbors:
- the LOC126881162 gene encoding cuticle protein 64-like: MFPIIFLVLVASAANAGNIGIGLNSGGYGGLLGSTISQQATSTSIANSGPVAVAAAPVAVAAASPVLAVSPLAVASGAIVSVPTATSSQSRVDVINSRPLVSQVVSSVPVNVALGGGYGNGYGTGYANGVIDNGLVASAGLVTGSVNAVNSVGYSNVGYGNVGNGHGYRAY